ATTTAATTAGCCAAAGTACGCGCAACCGTACCTAAATCCGTTCGCAGAAGCCAACTGCGAATGGTACGTGACTGGCCTGAGCAACATAATTGTGTTTTCGGCCGGAGACCTTGCAAGGTCGCTAAGCATTCGGTTGTGTGGCTATAAAAGCCACAAGTCCGGGCTGTTTTAGACATCAGTTGCATTTGTTCAATCCGACAAgtaaagccaaacaaaaaaccaaacctTCCAAGATGTTCAAGTTCGTCGCCGCCGTCATCTTCGCTCTGTTTGCCTGCGTGGCCGCCAAGCCCGGAATCGTGGCTCCTCTGGCCTACTCTTCCCCCTACGTAGCCTCGCCCTACGTGGCCTCCCCCTACGTGGCGTCTCCATATGTGGCATCTCCCTACGTGGCTGCTCCCTACACCGCCGCCTACTCTGCTCCCTACACCGCTGCCTACACCGCCTCCTACGCTGCTCCCTATGCCGCCTACACCTCTCCTCTTCTCCTGAAGAAGTAGATTGCAGGATGGATGATCAATTTAGGAGTATAATACACGGACACTAGCaatgaaactgaaataaaCTCGCAAACAACCGAACACATTTGTCTTTTACTTGGAAAATGGGATTAAACTGGGAACGGAAGAGTAACTTTGAGGTTTCttgtatatatactttactatagatatatgtatatatagtttaCTATATAAATCAATGGTATCttatgaaaaatgtatatCATTATTTCAGTGAATGTGTAAAAAATTGTGaaactaaattatttaaaagtagTATTTTATTCAAAGGAGACTACATATATTGGTACATAAAACTagaatatgaaataaaaactaaaaagagaaattttcattaaaagaGTACGTTTATAAAATCTAAGAACTTCTTTATATaacattaaatgaaaacagcTGATACTCGTCTCTAATAACAAGCACATCTACAGCTTCTAGGAACAGTCGCATAATCAGTGAAGCGAAGATGAATGAACCACTTACATCTAAATTCCAGGTGGACAAAGGAGCCGAGTGTCATGAACAGGAGCGAAACTATTAATAATTACAGGTAATTATCCTTGGAATACACACATGTTGAACGGCGTGCAGCCATTTCATTTCGGGTAGAACACTCTACGCTTAGACAATGCAACGTGCGGCATTTAAAATTAGACAccgtggcgtatacgtaatctgCGGCAAATCAAAAACAGATCCAAACAGAACCAACTCGAACAATGAGCTTGCATTTATTGTGTGTTATATAAAATTTGGCTTAATTCAAATTGTACTGCCATGGCCCAGCCCAGAAGTATGTTACTATCTGGCTATTGATTCAGTCAAGCGGTGTGTTAACCCTTAGTCCAGCTATTGTGTTTAACCAGACTCCGACTCTTGCTGAAACTGATGCTATTGAACACTCCCAGGTTGGCTGACCAGCCCAGGGTGAATGAAATGTTACCGAAGGGGTCAAGAACCACTTTATTTTTCACGGGCTTCTGGTGTTTCTGATGGTTCTTTTTGGCATTGCTCTGCAGTTGGTTGAATGCACTGTACAGGGAAGTCGGCGGATTCTGCAGGAATTCTTGGACGCCGataacaaatttgtttacttcTCGAAAGAAATCATTGGGTTGGAATAGCTTGGCGGGGTCTTCAATGAACTGAATCCCTTCAATTTCTGGTTCCTGGTAGAAAGTATCCTCTGCTGAGTCAAAGCTGCGGGCTGTTTGAGTTGGCATGACGAAATATATTGGTTGACACCAAATCGTGTTCATTAAAACGACACAAATCAAGATGAACTGTCGAAGAAATCGTAGTTTCAGTATGGATATGTAGAGGATACAAATTAAAGTATCTGAACTatactatattattataaaattattgtGTATTTGTCTTACAACTCcatttttaaagatttttaagaaatatataagCCTAAAACTGGCAAATGTTTGACGTTTTTCTGTAATTAGgctttttaataattaatttaattttctttataGTCTAATAGTTTTAGCAACGAATAATAATTTGTGttgtataaaaaaatgtgaaattcaTGCGAGATATAGCTTTGAGTTTTAATAATGGTAATACCCTCACTTTCTGTAAGTGTACTTACAGGCAACATGTCCCTTCTGAATCTGAACGATAACTAAGCCAAAGTAAGACAACAACGATGGCTTAAATACCCCAAAGGATTGAGTGTACCCCTCCTCCACAAAAAAGATGTTATGACACATAAATTTCAGACCAAATTCAGAACTTTATTAGAGGCATGTCCGTCAAAGAGGTGGCTAAACAACGGGGAACTCGAGTTGAGCTTCGGGCGACAGGTGCTCTGGCGGCCAAGTCTTGAGGACGCCTAATTGTGAGATGGCTCCTCCTAGATCCAGCCATATCCAAGTCCACGGCCATGGCCGTATCCCCCGTAGCTGATGGGATGCACAACGCTGTGCGAGGTGGTCCAAATGGGCTGGACCACGCGCACCGAGGGCAGACTGTGGTAGGAGCTGGTCAGGATGGGCGAGGAGTGCAGGAAACCTGGAGCGGCACAGCTCAAAGCCAGACAGAAGGTGAGGAATACGAACTGGAGGCGGGATGAGATGCTCACTTAATTAACTTCTTTTATACGGCGGGAGGGCAGAATATCCTTACCAGCTTGAACATTTTGAAGCGGTTTTGATTGCTGAAGAACTTTTGGAACGCAAAACTCAAAGTGGAACTCGTTGAGAAGCTGCCAAAAGATGGTTTGATGGCTGGTTGAGTGCGATGCCGGTTTTTATAACGCAGCTCAAAAGCCAAGAAGCCCCAGCAATCGCTCGACCTTGGTCCGATATACAAAACCCCACCAGTCTCTTTGAAATCTTAGCGGACGCGGAGTGCTCAGATTTCCCAGTTCGCGAGCTTAGGTGAGTGACTGGCTGCAGTGGCCCACCCACCAAAAATTGCATCACTAATGCGATGCTGATACCATTATATACGCACCGCAAAAGCACAAAGTAATGTGCGGAAACTGCGCAATTTTTAGGCAAATAACAAATCAACAACACACAGAAAACGGAAAATATTTGGCAGAGTTACACAGTTCGAACAATAAACTCACTTAATTGATTTCGGCGTGGgagtttgtttttattgattCGAAGACAAAAGAAAACTTGGCCACTTTTCTGCACCACCCACAGCTCACCACTGACCTTGAAAGCCTCCCGGTTGAAGGTGGGAAAACACCGGAAGTGCGTCTCAATCCAGGACGCacttaattgtttattttgggGCCAAGAACAAGACGCAATCCAAATCGATGGAAGTAAACAAACGTCAAGAAATGTCTACACCTGCGccttggcaaaaaaaaaaatagaacaTAAATACACTTAAAGTAGATGTCCCAGTTGATTGATGATAATTTTACGTAAGTGCTCTAAACAGAAATCCTTCTAAGATCTTTAGCTTATTTGAAATATCAGTTAATTTTAGGTTTTGGATAAAATCTTGTTTACTATCAAAACACTATATGTAATAAAAGATTTTCTAAAATTAGTTATAAGTATACCACCCAAATCATAATCTGATCAACTATGAATATATAGAATATCTTTAAGAATCAATCCAAATCAAACAATTCGACAATATAGTTAATGTATTGGTTTTCTGGCGCATTCTATCGAAATAATCAAGCATTTGGCGAGGAGAGCGTTTTGGTCCCAATGGGAAGGAGGCAACTGGACTTCTCAGCAGTTCTACAACCCAAGAGGAACTGCGGTTTTGCTGCCTTGTCAGCGGACTCACGACCATCCGATTCGCATCTGGATTCTGAGTGGCAGGGAACGAGTTCCGctggcaattgcaattgcaactggCCCATTCAAAGTGAGTTAAGGGCTTCTTTCATTTGCCGCCTGCTGGGCAAATGCCTTTGACCTTGGCCACCAGCCAAAGTGAAGGTCTGATTCCGAGTGGGAGCTATAAAAGCCTGGGGAAGCAAGGAATGGCTATTCAGTTGGATAGGTGATCTTCAAGGAACTGCAACGAGAGAATATGAAGCTGGTGAGATCGGGAAACTCCTCTGTACTCCacttacatatatttaacCAAATGCTTTTATCTAACAGCTGATCTTTGCCTGTTTGCTTGCCCTGGCTTTGGGCCACGAAATTTATTACTATACCCCTAGCTATGGGTACTACCCCAGTACTTTTGCCAGGTCCTCGGCCGTCCTGCCCTTGGCCTATTCCCGTTTGATTGCCCCGGCAGCCGCCGAATCGCACCTTTACCACAGCGTGGAGACCCCGAACTCCTTCCAGCAGCAATATCGCAGCGACTACAAGCCCCTGACCTATGAGTACATCTACTAACATCTACTAGCTGGCGGGGAGCAATAAACCTTCAAGTGAATTGTAACCAAGTGAAATTTGAATAAAGTTCGACCGCTCCTCATCGAAGGTGTTTAACTCCAGATGCTAAGCCCCATTGTGTTGAGCTGTCTGAGAAAACAACTTTCCTACTTCCCCCAAAACCAAGTGACCTGGCTCACCCGCTGTCTGTTGAACTCGGCCTGCAATTGTTCAATTATAAAGCCCCTTACAACAATGGCTATATCGAATAACCTCTCCCGAATCCCTGTCCTCACATACAGTTGTGCACCTCTGCTCCTGGAGGCGTGtctaaatttaataaaatcaCAAAAGTGACAAAAAATCAAGACTCATGTCGCACGGCCAACGTCACCGTTGCAAAAAGAAGCCGTAGAATCCACCGCAAGGTGCAATGTGACTCCCACAGGCTGCTCCCCCGATGTTTGCCCTTTGGCGTGTGGCACGTCGATCCCGAGAGGAATCACTTCGGAACGTGACCCGAGGCTGTCACATGGCATCCACCCATGGAACACACGCAAATGCGCAGATTGCTGGATGGCCATTGATACTCAGTAGGGCTAGTAATGACCTCTTAATCGGGCTTATTAATACGTCGATGTCcttgaaacaaaacataatCCCCTTGGCTAcctaatataaataaataacaatgaGTTCAATTTGAATAACTACTTTTAAGAAGATCGTTCATATCAATGATTGCATTATTCGACCAAAGTTATTGGGTTCTAAGTTGATGTATTTTGGATAAAATCTGCTTATTACTTTACCTTCACTTAACAAgctaaattaaataactatttataaatttttttttatatactgAGTTCACTTAATTTAACTActaataaaaactttattagTATAAAGATAATAccctaataaaaatatcacTGAATAATCagattataaataaaataatagaaTTGAAGCAAACATCTTTTATTTACTTACTTTTATTACTTACTTTTTGTGAAAAAAAGGGTTCTTTTATTTCCACCGAGTACAATTATTGCAAATAATTGATTGATCGTTAAAAAAAGTATACAGTACTCAACCGGCCATCAAAACTCATGATTGATGATTACGAAACCAGATTGAGTTCGCTTTAATTATGCAAAGCTAATTAGAAGCTGCTGCTCTGGCCAGCAGATACATCTGATAGGGTGGAATGGCGCGGGATGGTGGCATCCGTATCAGCTTACCTGAGCCCATCATCTCTGTGGAAAACCTGTTGCTTTCCAGGGGAGCAGGAGCTCCACCGTCAGCATCATCTGCATTGGCATCCGATTCGGTCCATGGGGAAGTTCAAGGCTGTTGCAATGTCCAATTAATGGCTAAAGAAATCGCAGGCTCGACTATGCAGGCAAATATATGCGAACAACAATCTTACATAGCTTAGCAAAATAAGTACACTTGAACACGATTAATACTGTTTAATTATGGTGAATATATTTAACAACGAAGTATATGTTTAGTTAAAATGTGTTAGAAGCTTATGACTTGcttttaatactttttataGTAgacaaaaatattgttttactGTAAAACTGGATTTAAAgaagtatatattttaaatagtgTATGAAGTTAAATTTACTCTTTAAATGTTTCTTTAAACTTGAAACGTTTTTCGGAGTGCAGCTGACAAAAGGGCGACCAGAATTTAGAACGGGCTGTAGAAGTGGGCCCCGTCAAGTTGTTTACCCAACGTAAAAACAGGCTTTGCATTCCAGGACCCCAACCTTGGATATAAAAGGTCTTTGGGAGCGCAAGAAGGAGCTCAAAGTGAGAACGACTCTGGACGTTGGCGTAGTTGGCAGTTTGAACAGAAAATGCGCAATTATCTCTGGGTAGGTAGCCAATTCCATCGGCAAAGTACCAGCTCCTCTCACCTGCCTCTGTTGCAGCTAGCAGTGCTCCtggtggtggccaccaccTGCATCAAGGCCAAGCCGCTGGTCTCCTTCGGCGTCAGCTACCAGCAGCCTTACCTGGGCCCCCAGCCAGGACCCTACTACTACGGAGAACCGTACCCGGCAGGTGGCTACTACAACAACTACCACAACAGTCCGGGACCGTACGGATACCCCTATCCGTATGCCAATCGCTATGGCGCCCTCGATCTCGGAATCGGCGCCCTATCGCTATCGTCGTTCCTGCTCTGATTCCGTATAAAAGCCAAAAGTCACGACAAATAGATGCGCAAATCACACAAAAGACTTTTCACTATTTTCCTCGCACGCACTGCTgagctttttttttgcccaggTTAGgatgatttatatatatttcttgaaTATAAGAATGTATATAGTGGGAGGTGGGCTTTGAGTACGTGCCATATCCCCGGGGACTCTGGTGTCCCACTGACTTCATTTTCTGGATTTTCGATTTCCTGTCACAAAACCCTTCGATTGGTTCCCACAGGGAGCACTCGAAGTAAGCTTTATGTGGGTATCTTAATTTATGTTAGATGATGCAACGCAGAACTAACGAAAGGAACTAAAGTAAAATGTTCAAAGCCAAAACATGTTCCAAATTATCCCTTTATGGTAATACcttttaaattattgatttAGTCTAGTATTAAGAAATGACAATGAGTAGTTTATTGAAAGCTTGTCGAGCTATTGGCTACACTACTTGGACGACATTTCCTCGCTTTGAATGCAGGGTATTTTAAGATTCGACCTTCTCGAACCGCCGATTATGCTAATGTCCTCGGCGGTGTATCAATTATTTATAGATGTTGTATCTTCAGGGGGCCCTGCATAACCGAAATGCGTTTGCAAAACGTGCAGGCGCAGCTTGAGTCTTCTGCAGCTGCAACCTGTTGGGTTGGGAGGAGCACATAATTGCAGAAACCATCGGGGATTAAGGGATCACTCTCTGGCTTTCGCTCCATCCTTTCAATTTCTTGACGACTCGTGATTTGCAAACACATGGGTTAAAGGTTCAGGCAAGACACCTGCACGTTGAGCATGTGccagttttagccatttcTTGGCCTAAGCAACTATTAAAGTGTGCGCCTTACTTGTTCGTGTAAAGATGTTGCGATCCACACTGCACAAAATTGGGGAGTATTgttgtaattaaatttggaATGAATTTGAAAATTGGAATTTGGGAATTTTTTGGCTGATAATATATAGGTTGATGAATTCTGACCTAGCTCTACTTGATTACTTACCATTGTAAGctatatttcttatttttgtttaatacaAAAGCCTAAGAAAATATCAAATGTAAATCATTTTGCCTAGTAATGAAATCATTGAATCTTTATTTTACCCTCTTTAATTTTACTTTGAGAGAtttagatatatttatatatggaATAAAACGCTTTAAATGATGCTAACTTTCATTATCCGAGCTAATACGTCCTTGTTAAACGTCATAGTAAGCTTGCAAGAATTGTTAAATTTTAtgttaaacaattttgtaaatttttagcTAAGTTCTAGCCAAATTGattattttcctttccttcTAATGCTAATTCTGTACAAAAATCGACTAGCGCGACCATTTACTTTGGCTCCCAAAATTGCCTTTCGCACCTGCCTTTCCTAGTTCCTTACAAATTTCTGGAAGTGTTAATCAAGAACCTAGTCGCTCGGATGAATGACGTGCACGGATCACGTTCCCAATCACGCACAACAATGCTAAAAACTCAAAAGTGCAACCAGCGACGCCCAAAGTTTTGTTAGCTGGCTTTGTTAGCCCGGTTAAAAGGGGAAGCATCAGCAGTCACGTTGAGTGGAAAACCACACGGCAAGCAACAGGTATTCGCCTCGACTCGTTGCGCTTCGAAAAGGAGTCCTCGAGTGTTGTAGTTTAATGTAGTGTCCTTCTCGACGGCACACAGGGCACTGATTTCCGACGGGTGTGTGTCAGTATGGCAGGCGAACCCACATTGGGATCCCGAAGCTGTAGCCGAGCGACGGGAAGTGTCCTCGTGGGGGCGAAGGTTAGGATGCGAAGCTGTCGCGGCATTGAGGAGCTGTATAAAAGCGGGTGCCAAACGCCTGCCACTGGTAGTCTTCGCCGAGACATCAACTGTTCGCGTTATCCCGAAACAAGTTCCCTTGGAGAGCcaataaaactgaaagccagaACACGAACTGAATTACTGTGCCAGTGAAAAAAAGTGAACTGAACTATATTTgataaattaagcaaaaatataaactCACGCCATGGATACTCTGTCACCTAACAATGGCTCCAAATCGAGCTCCAGCGGCAGTTCAGCGGCCAGTTCCTCCATGGATCTCggcaagcagcagcagaaggagaagCTGCATCGTCACCCGAGGAATGGGCCCAAGAAACTTTCCCGTTCCAGGAgtttgctgcagttgctcagCCGGCACCTGGGCAGACACTTTCACCACCAGAACCAACAGAACGAGACGGTCTACAGCAGCCAGGACGACATTAGGAGCAGCTCCACGGATTCCTTCAGTTTGAGCTACGAGCGTGGCAGCCACGAGTGCCCTATCAACGGTTCCTCCCTGGACCTGGAGCACACATCCCGGACCTCGAGCGGATCGGCCTGCTCCAGATACTCGCCCGGCCTGGATTACTACGATCAGCAGGGACACATCTATGTGGAGGCTGTCTACAGACCCGGCAGTGCCATGGAGCAACTGCATCCGCAGCTGCACTT
This portion of the Drosophila santomea strain STO CAGO 1482 chromosome 3L, Prin_Dsan_1.1, whole genome shotgun sequence genome encodes:
- the LOC120449691 gene encoding uncharacterized protein LOC120449691 translates to MKLLIFACLLALALGHEIYYYTPSYGYYPSTFARSSAVLPLAYSRLIAPAAAESHLYHSVETPNSFQQQYRSDYKPLTYEYIY
- the LOC120447869 gene encoding uncharacterized protein LOC120447869 — encoded protein: MFKFVAAVIFALFACVAAKPGIVAPLAYSSPYVASPYVASPYVASPYVASPYVAAPYTAAYSAPYTAAYTASYAAPYAAYTSPLLLKK
- the LOC120447819 gene encoding uncharacterized protein LOC120447819 — its product is MFKLFVFLTFCLALSCAAPGFLHSSPILTSSYHSLPSVRVVQPIWTTSHSVVHPISYGGYGHGRGLGYGWI
- the LOC120447818 gene encoding uncharacterized protein LOC120447818, with product MLPFILICVVLMNTIWCQPIYFVMPTQTARSFDSAEDTFYQEPEIEGIQFIEDPAKLFQPNDFFREVNKFVIGVQEFLQNPPTSLYSAFNQLQSNAKKNHQKHQKPVKNKVVLDPFGNISFTLGWSANLGVFNSISFSKSRSLVKHNSWTKG
- the LOC120450153 gene encoding putative protein TPRXL encodes the protein MDTLSPNNGSKSSSSGSSAASSSMDLGKQQQKEKLHRHPRNGPKKLSRSRSLLQLLSRHLGRHFHHQNQQNETVYSSQDDIRSSSTDSFSLSYERGSHECPINGSSLDLEHTSRTSSGSACSRYSPGLDYYDQQGHIYVEAVYRPGSAMEQLHPQLHFEEDTSEEGSSNEAEDEVELRHDENENNKPRSASAASAKSPGLHLSRISISSSVSRILHHFSSPTGNASMRSLSCSSTPLRQPKKSLSPNNSNNSSSSSSSSKSSGAPAAKKQDKKQQSILRPPVQYVYMKGMSGLYSRVPSYAVCYPYTLQHMY
- the LOC120449859 gene encoding uncharacterized protein LOC120449859 — its product is MRNYLWLAVLLVVATTCIKAKPLVSFGVSYQQPYLGPQPGPYYYGEPYPAGGYYNNYHNSPGPYGYPYPYANRYGALDLGIGALSLSSFLL